Proteins from a genomic interval of Danio rerio strain Tuebingen ecotype United States chromosome 4, GRCz12tu, whole genome shotgun sequence:
- the LOC141381860 gene encoding tripartite motif-containing protein 16-like, with product MVTEEGCGFLSSALTSNPSHLRELDLSYNHPGDSGVKLLSEQLEDPNYTLDKLNLDHGGETRITAGLHKYVCFLTLDPNTAQTRLILSEENREVKCVRENQPYPDHPHRFDVYHQVLCRESVCGRCYWEIDWSGDRDVSISVSYKSIRRKGGDECVFGYNVQSWSLSCSSSRFSFRHNNTHTDLPVKALSRRIGVFVDHSAGTLIFYNIYRDTMSLIHSVQTTFTEPLCAGFGIYYPGSSVKLS from the exons atggtgacagaggaaggctgtggttttctgtcttcagctctgacttcaaacccctcacacctgagagagctggatctgagctacaatcatccaggagattcaggagtcaagctgctctctgaacaactggaggatccaaactacacactggacaaactcaa tctggatcatggaggagagacgaggattacagcaggactgcacaaat atgtctgtttcctcactctggatccaaacacagcacaaactcgactcattctgtctgaggagaacagagaggtgaagtgtgtgagagagaatcagccgtatcctgatcatccacacaGATTTGATGTTTAtcatcaggtgttgtgcagagagagtgtgtgtggacgctgttactgggagattgactggagtggggATCGTGATGTGtctatatcagtgtcatataagagcatcaggaggaagggaggtgatgagtgtgtgtttggatataatgttcagtcctggagtttgagctgctcttcctccagattctcattcagacacaataacacacacactgatctcccagtgaaggcgctcagcaggagaataggagtgtttgtggatcacagtgcaggaactctgatcttctacaacatctatagagacacaatgagcctcatccactcagtccagaccacattcactgagccgctctgtgctgggTTTGGGATTTAttatcctggatcatcagtgaaactgagctga